Proteins encoded within one genomic window of Candidatus Eremiobacteraceae bacterium:
- a CDS encoding P1 family peptidase has product MIIHMLVPLVLAAVTAMPASPAAPAFQASGPYTKAPGMGIHIGTLPPGANDAITDVAGVRVGQVTHIEGQGRLAPGIGPIRTGVTAIIPRTDIWHKRMYAAAWPLNGNGEMTGSLWINESGWLEVPIVLTDTLSVGRVDDGVISWMIKQYPGIGNTEDVPLPVVAEVNDAFLNDQAGRHNTPADVMRALDEATSGPVAQGGVGAGTGAVALAFKGGIGTASRVVSVADGGYTVGVLVNINTYGRRQDFAIDGVPVGAEIKDLQPVEPHPTEGSIIMIVATDAPLLHDQLLEICKRAALGYARTGGDSREGSGDLILAFSTADVVPYGEKALTYTPTAFDRGNINPLFIATIEATDEAIVNALLSAQTMTGRDGNTVYALPHDRVLEIMRRYGR; this is encoded by the coding sequence ATGATCATACACATGCTCGTACCGCTCGTGCTCGCCGCAGTCACCGCAATGCCGGCGTCGCCGGCCGCGCCTGCGTTCCAGGCAAGCGGCCCATACACCAAAGCGCCCGGCATGGGCATCCACATCGGCACGCTCCCGCCCGGCGCGAATGATGCCATTACCGACGTCGCAGGCGTGCGCGTCGGCCAGGTCACGCATATCGAGGGCCAGGGCAGGCTTGCGCCCGGCATCGGCCCGATCCGCACGGGCGTCACCGCGATCATTCCGCGCACCGACATATGGCACAAGCGCATGTACGCCGCCGCGTGGCCGCTCAACGGCAACGGCGAGATGACCGGGAGCCTGTGGATCAATGAGTCGGGCTGGCTCGAGGTGCCCATCGTGCTGACCGACACGCTCTCGGTGGGCCGAGTCGACGACGGCGTCATCTCGTGGATGATCAAGCAGTACCCGGGCATCGGCAACACCGAGGACGTGCCCCTGCCGGTCGTTGCCGAGGTCAACGACGCGTTTCTCAACGACCAGGCCGGACGGCACAACACGCCGGCCGACGTCATGCGTGCGCTGGATGAAGCCACGTCCGGACCGGTCGCCCAAGGCGGCGTCGGAGCGGGCACCGGCGCGGTCGCGCTCGCGTTCAAAGGGGGGATCGGTACGGCGTCGCGCGTCGTATCGGTTGCCGACGGCGGCTACACCGTCGGCGTGCTGGTCAACATCAACACCTATGGGCGGCGTCAGGATTTCGCCATCGACGGCGTCCCCGTCGGCGCTGAGATCAAAGACCTCCAGCCGGTCGAGCCGCATCCGACCGAGGGGTCGATCATCATGATCGTCGCAACTGACGCGCCGCTGCTGCACGATCAACTGCTCGAGATCTGCAAGCGCGCCGCGCTCGGCTATGCGCGCACCGGCGGCGACTCTCGCGAAGGCAGCGGCGATCTCATCCTCGCATTCTCCACCGCCGACGTCGTGCCGTATGGCGAGAAGGCGCTGACCTACACGCCGACCGCGTTCGATCGGGGCAATATCAACCCGCTGTTCATCGCGACGATCGAAGCGACCGACGAAGCGATCGTTAACGCGCTCCTCTCCGCGCAGACGATGACCGGCCGCGACGGCAACACGGTGTATGCGCTGCCGCACGATCGCGTGCTGGAGATCATGCGCCGTTACGGGCGCTAG
- a CDS encoding methylated-DNA--[protein]-cysteine S-methyltransferase — protein sequence MAWRPVCSTGVTEVEGKRLRAAWTSAGVAFVDDATPTAKRLMAKRLKMQLVEAPVPARIRAALVKSAKRPGGDDVPIDLSWARDYERDVLLAARTIPWGETRPYSWLAREARRPRAVRAAASAISRNPLWFLVPWHRVVYKDSAGKKASTAFAKRKQWLLEREQRAPKS from the coding sequence GTGGCATGGCGGCCGGTCTGTTCGACCGGCGTGACGGAAGTCGAGGGCAAGCGGCTGCGCGCGGCATGGACCAGCGCCGGCGTCGCGTTCGTGGACGACGCCACGCCCACCGCGAAGCGCTTGATGGCGAAACGTCTCAAGATGCAGCTCGTCGAAGCGCCGGTGCCCGCACGCATCCGAGCCGCGCTGGTGAAGTCGGCCAAACGCCCCGGCGGCGACGACGTGCCGATCGACTTGAGCTGGGCGCGCGACTACGAACGCGACGTGCTCCTCGCTGCGCGCACGATCCCGTGGGGGGAGACGCGACCGTATTCGTGGCTAGCTCGCGAGGCACGCCGGCCGCGCGCCGTGCGAGCCGCCGCGAGTGCCATCTCGCGCAATCCGCTGTGGTTTCTCGTGCCGTGGCATCGGGTCGTATATAAGGATAGCGCGGGCAAAAAGGCCAGCACCGCATTCGCAAAGCGGAAGCAGTGGCTGCTCGAGCGCGAGCAAAGGGCCCCGAAGTCCTAA
- the hflX gene encoding GTPase HflX: protein MLHSTQAGPERVIIAGVDTGDDHALFDVELDELVALARAAGTHVVARVIQRRPKVDPSTLVGAGKADELAALVREKNADGIVLLNALRPRQRTALEKIVGADAFVIDRNVVILDIFARHARTAEGKLQVELAQLRHRAANLIGARDALSRLGGGIGTRGPGETKLEVDRRRIRLRISHLEGQLGDVRKRRREQRRTREGTPVIALVGYTNAGKSSLLNTLTGADAFVADQPFATLDPTLRKVRLDGSEAILADTVGFITDLPKELVAAFAATLEEVTDATLLVHVIDVSNPFWRRQREAVEALLVQLGAGGKPVVIAWNKSDLVPVAPPGDGVAVSAKTGAGLTELRAAMQQALHGTQEEIIA, encoded by the coding sequence ATGCTTCATTCAACCCAAGCCGGCCCCGAGCGCGTCATCATCGCCGGCGTCGACACGGGCGACGATCACGCGCTGTTCGACGTCGAGCTTGACGAGCTGGTCGCGCTTGCTCGCGCCGCAGGGACGCACGTGGTCGCGCGCGTCATCCAGCGCCGCCCGAAGGTCGATCCGTCCACATTGGTCGGAGCCGGAAAAGCCGACGAGCTCGCGGCCCTCGTGCGTGAGAAAAATGCCGACGGCATCGTGCTGCTCAACGCCCTGCGCCCGCGCCAGCGCACGGCCTTGGAGAAGATCGTGGGCGCCGATGCGTTTGTCATCGACCGCAACGTCGTCATCCTCGACATCTTCGCGCGCCACGCGCGCACCGCGGAAGGCAAACTGCAGGTCGAGCTTGCGCAGCTGCGCCACCGCGCCGCCAATCTGATCGGCGCCCGTGATGCGCTCTCCCGTCTTGGCGGCGGCATCGGCACGCGCGGACCCGGCGAGACCAAGCTCGAGGTCGACCGCCGGCGCATCCGCCTGCGCATCTCGCATCTCGAGGGCCAGCTCGGAGACGTGCGCAAGCGCCGGCGCGAGCAGCGCCGCACGCGCGAGGGCACGCCGGTCATCGCGCTGGTGGGCTACACGAACGCCGGCAAATCGTCGTTGCTCAACACGCTGACGGGGGCTGACGCGTTCGTCGCCGATCAGCCTTTCGCGACGCTCGATCCCACGCTGCGCAAAGTGCGTCTCGATGGCTCTGAGGCGATCCTCGCCGACACGGTCGGGTTCATCACCGACCTGCCCAAAGAGCTTGTGGCCGCCTTTGCGGCGACGCTCGAAGAAGTCACGGACGCGACGCTGCTGGTGCACGTCATCGACGTGAGCAACCCGTTCTGGCGCCGCCAGCGCGAGGCGGTCGAAGCGCTGCTGGTGCAGTTGGGTGCCGGCGGCAAACCTGTAGTCATCGCGTGGAACAAGAGCGATCTCGTGCCGGTCGCACCGCCGGGCGACGGCGTCGCCGTCTCAGCAAAGACAGGCGCCGGCTTGACCGAGCTGCGAGCAGCGATGCAGCAGGCGCTGCACGGTACGCAAGAGGAGATCATCGCATGA
- a CDS encoding phosphodiesterase, protein MTVPSPYFIQVSDTHLFEDAATKLWDVAPDQALDAAIESLSKLDGTPSFILVTGDCSADGTEASYLRLAGKLQRLGAPVYYLPGNHDDAGRMARLLAGRSIASGDKLVQDFESQGWRFLLLDSSVPGQDWGALGSEQIEWLRDALTQQPSMPTMVVVHHNPVPVGSAWLDTMTIADADELLPVLDAAPQVRAVLYGHVHQESSEQRGDARYMSAPSTFFQFKPKAQTFDSDSVPSGARIVHLEPDGFSTAVLRFGQPLPPLV, encoded by the coding sequence ATGACCGTGCCGTCGCCGTACTTCATCCAAGTCTCGGATACGCATCTCTTCGAAGACGCGGCGACCAAGCTATGGGACGTCGCGCCCGACCAGGCGCTTGACGCAGCGATCGAGTCGCTCTCCAAGCTCGACGGCACGCCCAGCTTCATCCTAGTGACCGGCGACTGCTCGGCCGATGGGACCGAGGCGTCGTACCTGCGCCTGGCCGGCAAGTTGCAGCGTCTGGGCGCTCCCGTCTATTATTTGCCCGGCAATCACGACGACGCAGGCCGCATGGCTCGTCTTCTGGCGGGCCGCAGCATCGCCTCGGGCGACAAGCTGGTACAGGATTTCGAATCGCAAGGCTGGCGTTTTCTGCTGCTGGACAGCTCGGTACCCGGCCAGGACTGGGGAGCGCTCGGCAGCGAGCAGATCGAGTGGCTGCGCGACGCGCTGACCCAACAACCATCCATGCCCACGATGGTGGTCGTGCACCACAATCCCGTGCCGGTCGGCTCCGCATGGCTCGATACGATGACGATCGCCGATGCCGACGAGCTGTTGCCGGTGCTCGATGCCGCGCCGCAGGTGCGTGCCGTGCTCTACGGACACGTCCATCAGGAATCGAGCGAGCAGCGCGGCGACGCGAGGTACATGAGCGCTCCCTCGACTTTCTTCCAGTTCAAGCCCAAGGCCCAGACCTTCGACTCAGACTCGGTGCCATCCGGAGCGCGGATCGTTCACCTGGAGCCAGACGGGTTCTCGACCGCGGTGTTGCGCTTCGGCCAGCCGTTGCCCCCGCTCGTATAG
- a CDS encoding NAD-binding protein, with protein sequence MSETLSEAAQIAPTEHAGSGLTPQEAGGTVDVIVVLGHDELGIEVCRGLARAGRRVSAVWPGREHDVEISDPLISNVFGDARRPAVLSQAGVRVAGTILAITSDDQLNLRVVLAARDLNPRIRIVLRQFNRWLGRKIVNNLDNSEAVSPETFSAATFAASCLNPSVYQAIEFPRYSEHLLTFCRADSAKLDCAGRSVGAVQAARHWQVLAIDQRAFPPDEETIPEGATVTFASLLEHAPRSAAEASTQRSLVVRPRETFWQRLIRRRYDPVLVSMYAALAGLLVFATIFFHTKLGLRMFDAFYFVITTATTTGFGDISLLHSDDMAKAVGMLVMAGGIAITGTLLAYLTATITRRSLEFARGRHPVTGRGHIVVCGFGNVGARVTQYLLHAGYRVAVIDRNPNEALADDVRALGAHVMTADATSEGAQEMTRVAHAAALLAVTDSDSANLEVALTALAYAPDLPIVMRIADPTMAKSVERHFRIRASYSAAALAAPLVTGLALGPGARGTIEIAGKLCTLTQRPRGAHVEADEIIIADDGDWELALQRP encoded by the coding sequence TTGAGCGAAACCTTGAGTGAAGCCGCGCAGATCGCCCCGACCGAGCACGCCGGTTCGGGCTTAACCCCGCAAGAGGCGGGCGGCACGGTGGACGTCATCGTCGTGCTCGGTCATGACGAGCTCGGCATCGAAGTATGCCGAGGCCTTGCGCGCGCCGGCAGACGCGTCAGCGCGGTATGGCCCGGCCGCGAGCACGACGTCGAGATCAGCGATCCTTTGATCTCCAACGTCTTCGGCGATGCGCGCCGCCCGGCGGTGCTCTCGCAGGCCGGCGTGCGCGTCGCGGGCACCATTCTCGCCATCACTTCGGACGACCAGCTCAACCTGCGCGTCGTGCTCGCCGCGCGCGATCTCAATCCGCGCATCCGCATCGTGCTGCGCCAATTCAACCGCTGGCTCGGCCGCAAGATCGTCAATAACCTGGACAACAGCGAAGCGGTCAGCCCGGAGACGTTTTCAGCGGCCACCTTTGCCGCGTCGTGCCTCAACCCGAGCGTCTATCAGGCGATCGAGTTCCCGCGCTACTCCGAACACCTGCTCACCTTCTGCCGCGCCGACAGCGCCAAGCTGGACTGCGCCGGCCGCTCGGTCGGCGCGGTGCAAGCTGCTCGGCATTGGCAGGTGCTGGCGATCGACCAGCGCGCCTTCCCGCCGGACGAGGAGACGATACCAGAAGGTGCGACCGTGACGTTCGCGAGTTTGCTTGAGCACGCGCCCAGGTCTGCGGCCGAGGCCTCGACGCAACGCTCGCTGGTCGTGCGCCCGCGCGAGACCTTCTGGCAGCGGCTGATACGGCGACGCTATGACCCGGTGTTGGTCTCGATGTACGCGGCCCTCGCAGGGCTGCTGGTGTTCGCCACGATCTTCTTCCACACCAAGCTCGGATTGCGGATGTTCGATGCGTTCTACTTCGTCATCACAACAGCGACGACCACCGGTTTCGGCGACATCTCCCTGCTGCACAGCGACGACATGGCAAAAGCGGTCGGTATGCTGGTCATGGCCGGCGGCATCGCCATCACCGGCACGCTGCTTGCGTATCTGACCGCCACCATCACCCGCCGCTCGCTCGAGTTTGCGCGGGGCCGCCACCCGGTCACCGGCCGCGGGCACATCGTGGTGTGCGGCTTCGGCAACGTCGGCGCACGCGTGACCCAGTATCTGCTGCACGCGGGCTATCGCGTCGCGGTCATCGACCGCAATCCGAATGAGGCGCTGGCGGATGACGTGCGCGCGCTCGGCGCGCATGTGATGACCGCCGATGCGACGAGCGAGGGCGCACAGGAGATGACTCGCGTCGCGCATGCGGCGGCGCTGTTGGCGGTGACGGATAGCGACAGTGCGAATCTCGAAGTGGCCTTGACCGCGCTCGCCTACGCGCCTGACCTGCCGATCGTCATGCGCATCGCTGACCCGACCATGGCCAAATCAGTCGAGCGGCATTTCCGCATCCGCGCCTCGTACTCGGCCGCAGCGCTGGCAGCGCCGCTGGTGACCGGTCTCGCGTTGGGGCCCGGGGCGCGCGGCACGATCGAGATCGCGGGCAAGCTATGCACGCTCACGCAGCGTCCGCGCGGCGCCCACGTCGAGGCGGATGAGATCATCATCGCCGACGACGGCGACTGGGAACTGGCGCTGCAAAGGCCCTAG
- a CDS encoding glycoside hydrolase family 125 protein, with protein sequence MALLTALGGLLTVLLSITPALPDTLVSIYNRAAAMNAALFFAAPDKTTYVSTGDIDAMWLRDSSIQTRSILHDRRLARGVIARQERLIVIDPYANAFSRGYLPIERKFEIDSLCYPVLLADDYGRAASDRGIYDHPLLLEMRAVLHTLEVEQHHATMSSYHHNEHPIDPTIGLVWSAYRPSDEAQSYNYNIPENMLASVTLRTIARLMRDFYADPQEARRADGIADRIDDALAHKAVFNTMVGRIYAYEIDGRGHAKFMDDANTPSLLSVPLFGYRVDPGVYATTRRFILSSADPYYYRGRFASGIGSSHTPGNYVWPLSLVVEYRTATDNTERRLVVAALAASSAGDGALHESFDVNDPRKYTRESFGWVNALFEQTFKK encoded by the coding sequence ATGGCGTTGCTCACCGCCCTCGGGGGCTTGCTCACCGTCCTGCTCTCCATCACGCCGGCCTTGCCGGATACGCTCGTGTCGATTTACAATCGCGCCGCGGCCATGAACGCGGCCCTTTTCTTTGCCGCGCCGGACAAGACGACATATGTCAGCACCGGCGACATCGACGCGATGTGGCTGCGCGACTCGAGCATCCAGACGCGCTCCATCCTGCACGACCGGCGCCTGGCGCGCGGCGTCATCGCGCGTCAGGAACGGCTCATCGTCATCGACCCGTATGCCAACGCGTTCTCGCGCGGCTATCTGCCGATCGAGCGCAAGTTCGAGATCGATTCGCTGTGCTACCCGGTGCTCTTGGCGGACGATTACGGGCGCGCGGCAAGCGATCGCGGTATCTACGATCATCCGTTGCTGCTGGAGATGCGCGCGGTGTTGCACACCCTCGAGGTCGAGCAACACCACGCGACGATGTCGTCCTACCATCACAACGAGCACCCGATCGACCCGACTATCGGCCTCGTCTGGAGCGCATATCGGCCAAGCGATGAGGCGCAGTCGTATAACTACAACATTCCGGAGAACATGCTGGCGTCGGTCACGCTGCGCACCATCGCGCGGCTCATGCGCGACTTCTACGCCGACCCGCAAGAAGCGCGCAGGGCGGACGGGATCGCAGACCGGATCGACGATGCGCTCGCCCACAAGGCCGTCTTCAACACGATGGTGGGGCGCATCTACGCCTATGAGATCGATGGCCGCGGCCACGCGAAGTTCATGGACGACGCGAACACCCCGAGTCTGCTTTCGGTGCCGCTGTTCGGCTATCGAGTGGATCCTGGCGTCTACGCGACTACGCGACGCTTCATCTTGAGCAGCGCAGACCCGTATTACTACCGCGGCAGATTCGCGTCGGGCATCGGCAGTTCGCACACGCCCGGCAATTACGTCTGGCCGCTCAGTTTGGTGGTCGAGTACCGGACGGCCACGGACAATACGGAACGTCGACTGGTGGTCGCAGCGCTTGCCGCCTCGAGCGCCGGCGACGGCGCGCTGCACGAGTCGTTCGACGTGAACGATCCACGCAAGTACACGCGCGAGAGCTTCGGTTGGGTCAACGCGCTTTTCGAACAGACTTTCAAGAAATAG